AGGATGAAAATATTTCATTATCCAATACTTATGGCATTTTATTTGATTCTTGCTGTTGGCTCTGAAGGGTCCGGATTGACAATTGAAGTGAAAAGACTGTTTTTTATGCCTGATTCATTTTTTCAAAACCTGTTTTGTTTCCGAAAATGATCTAAATGATTAAAAATCAAAATATTTTAATTGAAATATTTGCCAGTTACAAAATTATTCATAAATTTGCACACTCATTTTAGGAGCGTAGTGTGCCTATATCAGAATTAGAAATCACTTCAGACTCCCGGAAAATGGAAAAAATAAAGGATAAATTTTATTATAATATAAACAATGTCAGGTATTATTGGTAAAAAAATCGGTATGACATCTTTGTTTAACGAAGAAGGGAAAAACATTCCTTGTACAGTTATTCAGGCTGGTCCATGCTCGGTTTTACAGGTCAGAACCTTAGAAAAAGACGGTTATAAAGCTGTTCAATTAGGTTTCGATGACAAGAGTGAGAAGAACGTTGGTAAAGCGTTAGCTGGTCATTTTAAAAAGGCTGGTTCTGCTCCTAAAGCTAAATTGGTTGAATTCTACAGAGAATTCGTTGATGAAGTAAAAGTAGGAGAAGAAGTAAAAGTTGATTTATTCTCTGAAGGAGAGTTTGTTGACGTAACAGGAACTTCAAAAGGTAAAGGCTTCCAGGGTGTTGTTAAGAGACACGGATTTGGAGGTGTAATGCAGGCAACTCATGGTCAGCACAACAGACTTAGAGCTCCAGGTTCTATCGGTGCTGGTTCAGACCCTTCAAGAGTATTCAAAGGGATGAGAATGGCTGGAAGAATGGGAGGTGAGCAGGTAACTGTTCAGAACCTTCAAGTGTTAAAAGTTGATCAAGAACAAAATCTTTTAGTAGTAAAAGGTGCTGTTCCGGGAGCTAAAAATTCTTATGTAATTATCAGAAAATGGAACTAGTAGTATTAAATACATCAGGAAAAGAGACCGGAAGAAAAGTAACTCTAGACGAAACAGTATTCGGAATTGAGCCAAATCAGCACGCGGTTTACTTAGAAGTTAAACAGTACCTTGCTGCACAAAGACAAGGAACTCATAAAGCAAAAGAAAGAAGCGAAATTACTGCTTCTACTAAAAAGCTTAAGAAGCAAAAAGGATCAGGATCTGCTAGATACGGTGATATCAAATCTCCAGTATTCAGAGGTGGAGGTAGAGTATTCGGACCAAAACCAAGAGACTACAGATTCAAATTGAACAAAGCTCTTAAGAGATTAGCTAAAAAATCTGTTTTATCTCAGAAAATGAGAGACAACAGCATTAAAGTTTTAGAAGATTTGAGCTTTGGTGCTCCTAAGACTAAAGATTTCATCAATGTATTGAATGCATTGGAACTTAACGGTAAGAAATCTTTATTCGTTCTTCCTGAAGCTAACAAGAATGTGTATTTATCTTCAAGAAACTTACCTAAAACTAAAGTAATGAACTTCAACGAAATCAGTTCTTACGATTTAGTAAACGCTGGTGAGATCATTTTCTTAGAAGGTGCAGTTGAAAAATTCCAGGAAAATTTAAAGAAATAAGTCATGTCAGTTATTATTAAACCAGTTATTTCAGAAAAGGCTAACTACCTTACAGATTTAAGAGGTACTTATTCTTTCTTAGTAAACCCTAAGGCGAATAAGATCGAGATCAAAAAGGCTGTTGAAGCAGCTTACGGTGTAAAAGTAGCAGACGTTAATACAATGATTTATGCTCCGAAGGTTTCTTCAAAGTACACTAAAAAAGGTCTTCAAGTAGGAAAGACAAACAAATTGAAAAAAGCGGTAATCAAACTTGCTGAAGGTGAGGTTATCGATATTTTTGCTGTAAATTAATTATTAATTATAAATAATAGTAATGTCTGTTAGAAAATTAAAACCTATCACCCCGGGACAGAGATTCAGAATTGTAAACAATTTTGAGGAAATTACTACTAACAAGCCAGAGAAATCTCTGACAGTTGGTATTAAAAAGTCAGGTGGACGTAACCAAACAGGTAAAATGACCATGCGTTACACCGGAGGTGGACACAAAAAGAAATACAGAATTATTGACTTCAAAAGAAACAAAGCAAACGTTGAAGCCACTGTAAAAACTGTAGAATACGATCCAAACAGAACTGCATTTATCGCTTTATTAGAATATGCTGACGGAGAGAAGAGATATATCATCGCTCCAAACGGTATCAAAGTTGATCAGAAAGTGATTTCTG
This portion of the Chryseobacterium arthrosphaerae genome encodes:
- the rplD gene encoding 50S ribosomal protein L4; translated protein: MELVVLNTSGKETGRKVTLDETVFGIEPNQHAVYLEVKQYLAAQRQGTHKAKERSEITASTKKLKKQKGSGSARYGDIKSPVFRGGGRVFGPKPRDYRFKLNKALKRLAKKSVLSQKMRDNSIKVLEDLSFGAPKTKDFINVLNALELNGKKSLFVLPEANKNVYLSSRNLPKTKVMNFNEISSYDLVNAGEIIFLEGAVEKFQENLKK
- the rplW gene encoding 50S ribosomal protein L23, producing MSVIIKPVISEKANYLTDLRGTYSFLVNPKANKIEIKKAVEAAYGVKVADVNTMIYAPKVSSKYTKKGLQVGKTNKLKKAVIKLAEGEVIDIFAVN
- the rplC gene encoding 50S ribosomal protein L3, yielding MSGIIGKKIGMTSLFNEEGKNIPCTVIQAGPCSVLQVRTLEKDGYKAVQLGFDDKSEKNVGKALAGHFKKAGSAPKAKLVEFYREFVDEVKVGEEVKVDLFSEGEFVDVTGTSKGKGFQGVVKRHGFGGVMQATHGQHNRLRAPGSIGAGSDPSRVFKGMRMAGRMGGEQVTVQNLQVLKVDQEQNLLVVKGAVPGAKNSYVIIRKWN